tttCGTGAAAGACACTCCCACAGcctgcactaccacctgaaccacatcCTGGAGTTAAAGaaaaaaagtatttttcttaCTTTGCGTTTGTGAGCATGAATTTtggatcttaaatttagatttgggtggattaatttggacaaatttttgtataattttgtaATGTATCTTTTCTAAAATCAATACAAATTCAAGTCGAGGGTTTTTCAAACACGTGATTGATTTTCTTAcatttgttttttggttttttttttttattttttttcttttgtgagAAGTTTTTGATCATGAGAAAGAAGGTTGATACACATATTGTTTTAGGtaaatttgaatatttattttttaatgttcaCCTTAATTCAACTATAGATATTCTGAAATTTAAGGAAATTTCTTGATGTTGAAACTCGTATATAAATGCGATGCGATCTATATTCGTGGAAAATTTGTCATGTTTAATTGAAGGTGAAATCATATATTTTGTTAAGCTCAAAGTTGGGGAGTTATTAAATATATTGTATCAAAATTAATAAGATATGGATCTAAGGCAACTCATTTGTATCTCCTATAAATTTTTTGTTCCACTTGAGGCAAATGGTAAAATCCTAGGATGGTACATCTTCAATCCAGAGAACCATTCTAGACTGGTCGGAAGACTGCAAGGCGTTCCCGAGTTGCTTGTAAATTTAAAGTAGCAATACGTAGTTTGAGACTCATTATAAAAGAAAGGTGGTTCAAAATTGGTTGGGCATCAATGAACAATAGAAATATGttttgatcatcctaaacttagcCAAGACAGATagcctctttcttttccttctccaTACATTATTATAGAACCTTTTGAGTGAGGATCAAGCGATGATAAAGGTTGTGCGAGGTTTTAGAACCTTTGGTCATTAAGGATTGGTGGTCTTTAACAAAATGTTATCATGGTGTTTAGGCTGAGAATTTGTTATTAACTTGATCTACTGATGAAATCGTTAGTCACTAAGGTTTTGTATGGAACCGAGAAAATTtaaggaaaaggaaaggaaaatatcaagaaattcatattttatgtttgattattaaggaaaatgagaaagaaaataaaaatataccaattctatgaatacaaaattttgattttacgcatcattaatatttagttttttctaatttttattcatattaaaataaatttttatttttttagtatttaatagagaagaaaaatatgatgaaaaatgaattttctccttattttcttttctttcatttttttcaagCAAAATTCTTGATTCAAATGGATTACACGACAGTGGTCTTTAACAAAATTTTCTTGAGTAGATCATGTTTCGGTTGAGTGATCTTCGTTATGTTGAATTAGTGATGAAATACTTGATATAACTTCTTAATCAGTTGGTTGTTGGGGTGGATCTATGCGCAAGAATCACACATGAGCAAAATAGACAACCcaaaataaacatacacatatatatatatatatatatatatatatatatatacatggattATGGCGGGGGGGGGTGAAAGTCAAGCAGAGGTGGCTGCAATTTCAGCATGGTAGGCATGGTTGGTGGGTGCCATTCTCCAACATCAACGAATGCGGCTGGGTTGGTGCAGCTGCCAACTCCATTATGAGCCACACCCTAACAATCTCAACCTTGGTgagtatcaactcccaagtccaCAACTCCACCTTGATGTGAACTCTATCAAGGCAAATCTTCAAAACTTGGTTCAAATGTCTGAACCATGCAAAGAGCACCGCCTTCTTCATCGGCAAACTGAACTCATCTGTCTGTTCCTGACGACGTGCATCTGTCATCATTTGAGATCAAACCATCAACTAATGTGGTTCCCATCAACTGATAGAGCCTATGAGACTCCTTCCCAATAAATATCATTGAGTCACGTCGAGTCACCTCCATAGTTCCACCCGCAAGAGAGATTTGacaacccttagaatccaaccgactaagggagatcaaatttcttcgcaTATTTGGAAGGAAGTTTACGCCATCCAAAATACGGACCGCTCCAATAGGCGTCTTCAGCTTCACATATCCAATCCCTCTGACATGGTATGAAGACCCATCACAGAGTGATACCATACTGCGGACTTTTTTGAAAGAATggaaaaattctttcttaaaacaAACATGAATTGAACTCTTAGAGTCCAAAACCCATGCATCATCTTTTGGACTGGTAGGAGCATTTATGTTCTTTCTCATCAATTTCCGACACTCCCTCTTCATATGGCCGTACTTCTTGCAGTATAAACACTACACATCATTTCGATTGATTTGCCGATGTAAGCTGCTTGCCGTTACAAGGACCTTATTATTATCATGCCATGTGACATGCTCCGATACCTTGACACCATCTcgtgtcttcttttcttcttcatacCATTTCGATCTTCACAGTTCCTTTTGAAGTGACCCTTTTTATCACACCAATAGCATACAACCTCGCTCGTATCTCGTCCTTTTGGTTTTGAATGCCATTGTTTATCTCCAAGCTTTCgatctttgcttcttccttgtctctcactATTAGCCACCAAAGCATGCTCATGAGAAGTCACAACTGGCTTTTTTTAGCGTCTTAGAATCTTGAAGTGATGCCATCACATCATCCAACATCAAGGTATCATTCCCCACAAGCAATGTAATTACCAAACCATCAAATGAAGCTGGTAAAGATGGCAAAAGTAGAAGCGCCTTACCCTCTTCATCAATTTTCATGCCGAGGCTAAATAATTGGGTTAAAATCTTGTTGAAATCATTTGTGTGATAAAAAAGACTACTTCTCTCGTTCATTCGGAgttgataaagtttcttcttcagaaTCAACTTATTAGTAAGGGACTTCGACATATACCTCTGCTCCAATTTCTTCCAGAGCTCCACC
The sequence above is a segment of the Malania oleifera isolate guangnan ecotype guangnan chromosome 8, ASM2987363v1, whole genome shotgun sequence genome. Coding sequences within it:
- the LOC131162877 gene encoding uncharacterized protein LOC131162877; its protein translation is MSMLWWLIVRDKEEAKIESLEINNGIQNQKDEIRARLYAIGVIKRVTSKGTVKIEMCLYCKKYGHMKRECRKLMRKNINAPTSPKDDAWVLDSKSSIHVCFKKEFFHSFKKVRSMVSLCDGSSYHVRGIGYVKLKTPIGAVRILDGVNFLPNMRRNLISLSRLDSKGCQISLAGGTMEVTRRDSMIFIGKESHRLYQLMGTTLVDGLISNDDRCTSSGTDR